Proteins from a single region of Punica granatum isolate Tunisia-2019 chromosome 8, ASM765513v2, whole genome shotgun sequence:
- the LOC116187278 gene encoding uncharacterized protein LOC116187278, whose protein sequence is MERQRWWSKDIRLLACCDGLLLICYAEETHYQLLICNPITGSHTRLPIFRPSNIQDFRLRIATIPYEWAIVRSASIGQYKVFAIEKLCLSQRKCYVFELPRGRRRPFEHDWKELEVPLPKRWLIEASTTVRGKVCWLSTKLDGEDYHQTVKLLSIDILNEEFRTTVSVRTLWPLGHYFASSGTFYCTQQWDGQLRLWILDNFDDPTWVEHRGIHSPDHPVPLEHAVVLGGAKLIMGFNCLTFMFDMISKEFKPVGLGSDCSLISSAKKALPFVSSLVSCG, encoded by the coding sequence ATGGAAAGACAACGATGGTGGTCAAAGGATATCCGGCTTCTTGCCTGCTGCGATGGGTTACTTCTGATTTGCTACGCGGAAGAAACTCATTATCAATTGCTGATCTGCAACCCAATCACGGGATCACACACAAGGCTGCCAATATTTCGACCATCGAACATTCAAGACTTTCGCCTCCGGATTGCCACGATACCCTATGAGTGGGCCATAGTTCGCAGTGCTTCCATTGGACAGTACAAGGTCTTTGCTATAGAGAAGTTGTGCCTGTCACAAAGGAAGTGCTACGTATTCGAGCTGCCAAGAGGCAGAAGAAGGCCCTTCGAGCATGACTGGAAGGAGCTCGAGGTGCCTCTGCCTAAGAGGTGGTTGATCGAAGCGAGCACCACAGTAAGAGGGAAAGTTTGTTGGCTATCAACAAAGCTGGACGGAGAGGATTATCATCAGACGGTAAAACTACTGTCAATCGACATCTTGAATGAGGAATTCCGGACTACGGTTTCTGTAAGGACATTGTGGCCACTGGGACATTACTTTGCATCGAGTGGGACATTTTACTGCACGCAACAGTGGGATGGTCAGCTGAGGCTGTGGATCCTGGATAACTTCGATGACCCAACATGGGTCGAGCATAGGGGCATCCACTCCCCTGATCATCCTGTGCCATTGGAACATGCTGTGGTGCTAGGGGGTGCTAAGTTGATTATGGGTTTCAATTGCCTCACGTTTATGTTCGACATGATCTCCAAGGAGTTTAAGCCGGTCGGGTTGGGTTCTGATTGTTCATTAATTTCGAGCGCAAAGAAAGCCCTTCCTTTTGTCAGTAGTCTAGTGTCATGTGGCTGA
- the LOC116188882 gene encoding F-box/kelch-repeat protein At3g17530-like: MEETTSVVMEDDPETPSLPMELWTEILLRIPAKDLLKVEVVCRSWHNLIRRSRSFAQSHNEHWRSRLRGSVFEWGNEICYSSCSRLYRFKYLERAEKRTNKFPVKGGRLIEDTGSKEICVLSSCDGLLLLRTGGEGQPCRQLLIYNPITGSYKNLPVNDPDYFSCDRWAINRFGGTLSTVNYQVFGIVYDARENMRWMCYCCYQFKLHKCDNNGDEGKLELKELDMPRPPGWF; this comes from the coding sequence ATGGAGGAAACAACATCAGTAGTGATGGAGGATGACCCTGAAACTCCTTCCTTACCAATGGAGTTGTGGACTGAGATCTTGCTCAGGATCCCAGCGAAGGATCTTCTTAAGGTCGAGGTTGTTTGCAGGAGCTGGCATAATCTGATCCGGAGGAGCCGATCCTTTGCTCAATCCCATAATGAACACTGGAGATCCCGGCTCCGCGGTTCAGTGTTTGAATGGGGTAATGAAATCTGCTACTCGTCTTGCAGTAGGTTGTATCGTTTCAAGTACCTCGAGAGAGCAGAAAAGCGGACGAACAAATTCCCAGTAAAAGGTGGCCGCCTAATAGAAGACACGGGGTCGAAAGAAATCTGCGTCCTCAGTTCATGTGACGGGCTACTTCTCCTCCGCACCGGAGGAGAAGGCCAACCCTGTCGACAACTGCTCATCTACAACCCAATCACGGGGTCATACAAAAACCTGCCTGTAAATGATCCAGACTATTTCTCATGTGATCGGTGGGCCATTAATCGCTTTGGTGGAACATTATCGACCGTGAATTATCAGGTCTTTGGAATAGTATATGATGCTCGAGAAAATATGAGGTGGATGTGCTACTGTTGTTATCAGTTCAAGCTGCATAAATGTGATAACAATGGCGATGAAGGGAAGCTGGAGTTGAAGGAGCTCGATATGCCTCGACCTCCGGGGTGGTTTTAA
- the LOC116216084 gene encoding LOW QUALITY PROTEIN: protein FAR1-RELATED SEQUENCE 5 (The sequence of the model RefSeq protein was modified relative to this genomic sequence to represent the inferred CDS: inserted 1 base in 1 codon; deleted 2 bases in 1 codon) has translation MDEQPAAGDEDRNPAESLRGGEEGLPVTESSPSSEPFVGMGFGSEEAAKAFYDAYATRLGFVTRVDRQRRXMSDGRIVWHRFVCNKEGFRRSREKRSKNRKKPRAIAREGCKASIVVRKEKTGNWVVTRFVKEHSHPLAAEASSHQTGILPSQTPDAKDIKIRELMTELQRERKRSAAYSEQIQMILWDMEEHSGHLSRNIDDVVQTLDKNLIEQKSN, from the exons A TGGATGAACAGCCTGCTGCGGGTGATGAGGATAGAAACCCAGCTGAGAGTTTGCgtggaggagaagaagggcTTCCGGTAACTGAATCGAGTCCCAGTTCGGAACCTTTCGTGGGGATGGGTTTCGGATCGGAGGAGGCTGCTAAGGCCTTCTACGACGCGTACGCCACGAGATTAGGTTTTGTGACGAGAGTGGACAGGCAGCGTC TCATGAGTGATGGGCGGATTGTGTGGCACAGGTTCGTCTGCAATAAGGAAGGCTTCCGAAGGTCGAGAGAGAAG AGGAGCAAGAACAGAAAAAAGCCCAGGGCGATCGCGAGAGAAGGATGCAAGGCGTCGATCGTGGTTAGGAAGGAGAAGACGGGGAATTGGGTCGTCACAAGGTTCGTGAAGGAGCATAGCCATCCGTTGGCAGCTGAGGCAAGCAGTCATCAGACTGGCATACTTCCCTCACAGACCCCT GACGCGAAGGACATCAAGATTCGGGAACTCATGACAGAGTTACAGAGGGAGAGGAAGCGGTCTGCTGCATACTCGGAGCAGATCCAGATGATCTTGTGGGACATGGAGGAACACTCTGGCCACCTATCGAGAAACATAGATGATGTTGTACAAACTCTTGATAAAAACTTAATCGAACAGAAGTCGAATTAA
- the LOC116189157 gene encoding uncharacterized protein LOC116189157: protein MSDIASTAIGTGLICWDRTAKYRKYIWSLGDKLTALKTKTDELGHIYEDVHRLVGRAEGEGWIRKSEAAGWLQRVKAFREEADKILADGKQIMGRNCLCGLCYRNCHSRYEQSKLAEEKKAELETELVRGRNFNGKDQVAYEPANLILERSLRALRYKTVELRGVFDTVKQRVKREENHRLVRTPEVRGWLERVELVLEKEVEEILEQGTLELDESCKKEGGDFHSQRNSTNISMSANEKKAILEGLLGERRGFNELTWKLDDPLMVEPPVDMNSMFEAIKRKSLWAVIYDPVWNAYSYFVCQARKMKFLKAYLRR, encoded by the exons ATGTCGGATATTGCAAGTACGGCCATTGGTACGGGCCTCATATGCTGGGATCGCACGGCCAAGTACCGGAAGTACATTTGGAGTCTTGGAGACAAATTGACCGCCCTTAAGACCAAGACGGATGAGCTGGGCCACATCTATGAAGACGTGCACCGACTCGTGGGGAGGGCAGAAGGAGAAGGGTGGATCCGAAAGAGCGAAGCGGCTGGCTGGTTGCAGAGGGTGAAAGCCTTCAGGGAGGAAGCCGACAAGATTCTAGCAGATGGGAAGCAGATTATGGGGAGGAATTGCCTGTGCGGTCTCTGTTACAGGAACTGTCATTCACGTTACGAGCAATCAAAGCTCGCTGAGGAAAAGAAGGCCGAGCTAGAAACTGAATTAGTGCGGGGCCGTAACTTCAATGGAAAGGATCAAGTTGCATACGAGCCTGCTAATCTGATCCTTGAGAGATCTCTTCGGGCTCTTCGCTACAAGACGGTTGAGCTGCGTGGTGTATTTGACACAGTGAAACAACGAGTTAAGAGGGAGGAAAATCATCGCTTGGTTAGAACACCAGAAGTCCGTGGCTGGTTGGAGAGAGTCGAACTTGTCCTCGAGAAGGAAGTGGAAGAGATTCTTGAGCAAGGGACGCTGGAACTGGACGAGAGCTGCAAGAAAGAGGGAGGGGACTTTCATTCTCAGAG GAACTCCACCAATATATCAATGAGCGCTAATGAGAAGAAAGCTATCCTGGAAGGGCTGCTCGGAGAACGCCGTGGCTTCAATGAGTTAACCTGGAAGCTTGATGATCCACTCATGGTTGAGCCTCCAGTGGACATGAATTCCATGTTTGAGGCAATCAAGAGAAAGTCCCTTTGGGCGGTAATCTACGATCCAGTATGGAATGCCTATTCGTATTTTGTTTGCCAAGCAAGAAAAATGAAGTTCCTCAAGGCATATCTTCGTCGGTAG
- the LOC116188881 gene encoding F-box/kelch-repeat protein At3g17530-like — translation MEETTSVVMEDDPETPSLPMELWTEILLRIPAKHLLKVEVVCRSWHDLIRRSRSFAQSHNEHWRSRLRGSVFEWGNEICYSSCSRLYRFKYLERAEKRTNKFPVKGGRLIEDTGSKEICVLSSCDGLLLLRTGGEGQPCRQLLIYNPITGSYKNLPVNDPDYFSCDRWAINRFGGTLSTVNYQVFGIVYDARENMRWMCYCCYQFKLHKCDNNGDEGKLELKELDMPRPPGWF, via the coding sequence ATGGAGGAAACAACATCAGTAGTGATGGAGGATGACCCTGAAACTCCTTCCTTACCAATGGAGTTGTGGACTGAGATCTTGCTCAGGATCCCAGCGAAGCATCTTCTTAAGGTCGAGGTTGTTTGCAGGAGCTGGCATGATCTGATCCGGAGGAGCCGATCCTTTGCTCAATCCCATAATGAACACTGGAGATCCCGGCTCCGCGGTTCAGTGTTTGAATGGGGTAATGAAATCTGCTACTCGTCTTGCAGTAGGTTGTATCGTTTCAAGTACCTCGAGAGAGCAGAAAAGCGGACGAACAAATTCCCAGTAAAAGGTGGCCGCCTAATAGAAGACACGGGGTCGAAAGAAATCTGCGTCCTCAGTTCATGTGACGGGCTACTTCTCCTCCGCACCGGAGGAGAAGGCCAACCCTGTCGACAACTGCTCATCTACAACCCAATCACGGGGTCATACAAAAACCTGCCTGTAAATGATCCAGACTACTTCTCATGTGATCGGTGGGCCATTAATCGCTTTGGTGGAACATTATCGACCGTGAATTATCAGGTCTTTGGAATAGTATATGATGCTCGAGAAAATATGAGGTGGATGTGCTACTGTTGTTATCAGTTCAAGCTGCATAAATGTGATAACAATGGCGATGAAGGGAAGCTGGAGTTGAAGGAGCTCGATATGCCTCGACCTCCGGGGTGGTTTTAA